One Fulvia fulva chromosome 8, complete sequence DNA window includes the following coding sequences:
- a CDS encoding Ras-like protein produces MASKFLREYKLVVVGGGGVGKSCLTIQLIQSHFVDEYDPTIEDSYRKQCVIDDEVALLDVLDTAGQEEYSAMREQYMRTGEGFLLVYSITSRQSFEEIMTFQQQILRVKDKDYFPIIVVGNKCDLESERQVSTEEGRNLARQFGCKFIETSAKSRINVDNAFYDIVREIRKYNKDMSGYPGGGGSGSKPKDEMGFQDQEQDAGCCAKCTIM; encoded by the exons ATGGCTTCCAAA TTTCTGCGGGAATACAAGCTGGTCGTCGTAGGCGGCGGTGGTGTGGGAAAGAGTTGTTTGACCATACAACTCATCCAAAGCCATTTCGTCGACGAATACGACCCAACGATCGAAG ATTCATACCGCAAGCAGTGCGTGATCGACGACGAAGTCGCATTACTAGACGTCCTCGATACGGCCGGCCAGGAAGAGTACAGCGCAATGCGCGAGCAATACATGCGAACAGGCGAAGGTTTCCTCTTGGTCTACAGTATTACTTCAAGACAGAGTTTCGAGGAGATCATGACATTCCAGCAACAAATACTCAGAGTCAAGGACAAGGACTACTTCCCCATTATCGTTGTGGGGAACAAGTGCGATCTGGAGAGCGAGCGACAAGTGAGCACAGAAG AGGGTCGGAATCTCGCGCGGCAATTTGGCTGCAAATTCATCGAGACGTCGGCCAAATCGCGCATTAACGTTGACAACGCTTTCTACGACATCGTACGCGAGATTCGGAAATACAACAAGGACATGTCGGGATACCCCGGTGGTGGAGGCAGCGGCAGTAAGCCAAAGGATGAGATGGGTTTCCAAGACCAGGAACAGGACGCTGGCTGCTGTGCAAAGTGCACGATAATGTAA
- a CDS encoding Serine/threonine-protein phosphatase SIT4 translates to MVRERDSDVPQPGPAVLTSNAGPDEWLEQAKLCRYLPEADMKRLCEIVKECLMEESNIQPVQAPVTVCGDIHGQFYDLLELFNVAGGMPGEVDERAAAAAATAREKEARSKRTSMSSGGAAMFSASDLEPPTQITDPKVKRKMKRRFQKDSAYTSAASEDGSEPGGADDEERRGRMRSRSMNESVDEGEDIEDDGSEDSGVGVRSPEPSRSKSTAQSNKVDHTNGLQNFVFLGDFVDRGYFSLETFTLLMCLKAKFPDKVTLVRGNHESRQITQVYGFYEECQQKYGNASVWKSCCQVFDFLALAAIIDGKVLCVHGGLSPEIRTLDQIRVVARAQEIPHEGAFCDLVWSDPEEVDTWAVSPRGAGWLFGDKVSSEFNHVNNLQLIARAHQLVNEGYKYHFASQDVVTVWSAPNYCYRCGNVASIMTLGEDLNPDFKIFSAVPDHRRAVPAGRQGRGEYFL, encoded by the exons ATGGTACGCGAACGAGACTCGGATGTACCGCAGCCTGGTCCTGCGGTGCTCACATCGAATGCTGGACCTGATGAATGGCTCGAGCAAGCCAAACTATGTCGCTACCTGCCCGAAGCTGACATGAAGCGCCTGTGCGAGATTGTCAAAGAATGCCTGATGGAAGAGAGCAATATCCAACCTGTACAAGCACCCGTCACAGTGTGCGGAGATATCCATGGTCAGTTCTATGATTTGCTGGAGCTATTCAACGTGGCCGGCGGCATGCCCGGCGAAGTGGACGAGCGAGCGGCAGCGGCAGCGGCAACAGCGCGAGAGAAGGAGGCGAGATCGAAACGGACCAGTATGAGCAGTGGCGGCGCGGCTATGTTCAGTGCATCGGATCTCGAGCCTCCTACACAGATCACAGACCCGAAGGTGAAAAGGAAGATGAAGCGTCGCTTTCAGAAGGACAGCGCATATACATCGGCTGCATCGGAGGACGGGTCTGAGCCCGGCGGTGCTGATGACGAGGAACGACGAGGTCGCATGAGAAGCCGCAGCATGAACGAGTCTGTTGACGAGGGTGAGGATATTGAGGATGATGGGAGCGAAGACAGCGGCGTGGGTGTTAGGAGTCCTGAGCCAAGTCGAAGTAAGAGCACGGCACAGAGCAACAAAGTTGACCATACAAATGGCCTGCAAAACTTCGTATTCCTGGGAGACTTTGTGGATCGAGGTTACTTCTCCTTGGAGACATTTACACTGCTCATGTGTTTGAAGGCAAA ATTTCCTGACAAAGTCACCCTGGTCCGGGGAAACCACGAATCGCGCCAGATTACACAAGTGTACGGCTTCTACGAAGAATGCCAGCAGAAATACGGCAACGCAAGTGTGTGGAAGTCGTGCTGCCAGGTCTTTGACTTTCTGGCTCTAGCAGCCATAATTGACGGCAAAGTGCTTTGCGTGCACGGTGGTCTTTCGCCTGAGATTCGCACACTCGATCAGATCAGAGTCGTTGCGAGAGCACAGGAGATTCCACACGAAGGCGCCTTTTGCGATCTTGTATGGAGTGATCCAGAAGAGGTCGATACGTGGGCAGTGTCGCCCAGAGGTGCTGGGTGGTTGTTTGGAGACAAGGTGTCCAGCGAG TTCAATCACGTCAACAACCTTCAACTTATCGCGCGTGCGCATCAGCTGGTCAACGAAGGATACAAATATCACTTTGCATCCCAAGATGTTGTCACAGTCTGGTCCGCGCCAAACTACTGTTACCGCTGCGGCAACGTCGCCAGCATAATGACACTTGGAGAGGACCTGAATCCCGACTTCAAGATTTTCAGCGCCGTGCCGGACCACAGGCGAGCAGTACCCGCTGGACGACAAGGCCGTGGCGAGTACTTCTTGTAG
- a CDS encoding Kinesin-like protein KIF21B — protein MEPPASHVDASSSTSPSTTTFAPNGQRRNSATMRQHARNSSRIADAASRISDDEGTKTAVKVAVRVRPPLKPSDPGFDLIPQRFRESTCEVSNRTNLLVQTQNHDKKLFVFDRVFDEDTTQDGVWEYVSDGVSSFVKGYNVSILAYGQSGAGKSYTMGTSGPQDQDMAENQGIVPRAAQLLFDKLSGTPPKQSGLQTPKRYSTQPLPTLGSLAKAANAGSKDWELRATYVEIYHEQLRDLLVPESVPHQDRATIAIREDTKGRIMLTGLTQVPINSAEDVLNALNFGSSIRQTDATAINARSSRSHAVFSLQLIQKKSDAAVPPTPKLDKRRSMPVETLAAAAAQNGDGIVTIDSKLHFVDLAGSERLKNTGATGDRAKEGISINAGLASLGKVISQLSTKQGQGHISYRDSKLTRLLQDSLGGNAITFMVACVTPAIFHLSETLNTVHYAQRARAIQSKPIIQQTHEEGDKQAAIDRLRAEVSFLRGQIDRTDKTVEKSDRPERRGGKEAELHTQLMDMQENYNALSQRHAKLIAEISKSRDSESADTPLLNEAIGENASERIKRSNSFAEAVEAVVLEYEKTIQSLESSLSKTRASLASTESTLMEKETRIAYMDTIQQQLQARVSKYMEREANYDSYTRDLEDKMEGATGEEERKDTMIAELRKELLRVRESEVGAEDYISTLEERLAEAEQDQEIMQREIDRLEHVVERQRSIGRLDNLLGELDGDRAQQPKTNGVHSRSVSPELNGHADNYDPFRTTESPTSVHTNADQAGSDVPDNVLPAPENASSPDQNEFMAEKLESLSSEFFELRSDHEAVLTDYSILQQKYRTALETLAKLEYDKEAPKTPQADAESSNRSSFLAEAGMEDEGKATDGQPSSSRSFSQELSSREQSSSGADIDKTPQSSSSDRSNNPPDIKVQRDVDPAQVPLAGGHEDVLQEMETLRKLHAEKEVSVTELTKNYMSLAQRHESTLSQVEELKKEVQQHANRSASPTFPASPSFQPKHAWRRRSDELLGHNTDRASRSYVSMKTLVLNNFEDQADVRQSFEQHLSLVMTELHARSERVTSLEAELGTLKKEMENKQQIIAGLTRERSTMAAASASAVDFTVIGQMRDQLMESESQIRSLHEQNAAREKELQDEVDKLKTTLAEHQQMLASNQLPTPVDESIHSEMPGNFPVTPMELPKELTFGSRQATGGAENRLSRLVQNEEVMKLKEELTSWETKHRDAMDTMTTSQANLLNTITDLQESLRNAEKTAGARSTNGGLSETELLEQERAKHREIVETLNTQVTEHRKIADERVHRLEQLQQAYANILEQVDDNSSSHELTQKELTTHKELVKNLENQLQVHKSAMTIHQESLESLQASHTKEMEEQQARYAALEEQHEQVTADLQKELENAHGEITGLLGNASSALGYKTDSSQLHEQIKGLVDEGKDLHSRHLKTTNELKAVQEELQSALNRSVEMENEMSQLKVVSEEKATNLEKMTDKYNKAAALVDELEEQLNSNYDSHQATNKRLSTMQSETVQARMELERELEEQKARARQLEQQLEAYKHMSLASNNSSNYNRDSLSPDAAGVALGRTGSGSGNPTAANRKSGATALPTPPPSIPLPPLPGSPLTGNPSNGFERVTSPTPTNGSPPTSRHTSQQPDSHMEKLVEEQESRIRTIEKHLFAEKQLTATLEEALVDLETSANRTKSEMENWRKKCNSLEDELVGLRKERSSSRASLQAVEEEREMRVRAERARQALEQRMQELNAGKKKKKSGLNCF, from the exons ATGGAGCCTCCTGCTTCCCATGTCGACGCTTCCTCTTCCACCTCCCCGTCCACCACCACATTCGCACCCAACGGTCAACGGCGCAACTCCGCGACCATGCGACAGCATGCCCGCAACTCGAGTCGCATCGCCGATGCCGCCAGCCGGATCAGCGACGACGAGGGCACCAAGACCGCGGTCAAAGTTG CTGTACGGGTACGACCGCCGCTGAAACCCTCCGACCCTGGATTCGACCTCATACCACAGCGCTTTCGAGAGAGCACATGCGAAGTCTCCAACCGCACAAACCTCCTCGTCCAGACACAGAACCACGACAAGAAGCTCTTTGTATTCGACCGCGTCTTTGACGAAGACACCACCCAGGATGGAGTGTGGGAGTATGTCAGTGACGGAGTCTCGTCCTTTGTCAAGGGCTACAACGTCTCCATTCTCGCGTACGGCCAGTCAGGCGCTGGAAAGTCCTACACGATGGGTACATCAGGACCGCAGGACCAAGACATGGCAGAGAATCAAGGCATTGTACCACGCGCAGCCCAGCTCTTGTTCGATAAACTCAGTGGTACTCCCCCGAAACAATCGGGCCTCCAGACACCGAAGCGATACTCGACCCAACCCTTACCGACGTTGGGAAGCCTTGCAAAGGCTGCCAACGCTGGCTCAAAAGACTGGGAACTACGGGCAACATACGTCGAGATCTACCACGAGCAACTACGAGACCTGCTCGTACCGGAGTCGGTGCCGCATCAGGACAGAGCTACGATCGCGATCCGAGAAGATACCAAAGGCCGTATCATGCTTACCGGATTGACCCAGGTTCCAATCAATTCAGCTGAAGATGTGCTCAACGCCCTCAACTTCGGTTCGTCGATTCGACAAACGGATGCCACGGCAATCAACGCTCGTTCCTCCCGATCTCATGCTGTTTTCAGTCTTCAGCTCATACAGAAGAAGTCGGACGCAGCCGTGCCACCTACACCGAAACTCGACAAGCGGAGATCGATGCCAGTAGAGACCCTGGCCGCTGCCGCTGCTCAGAATGGTGACGGCATCGTCACAATCGATAGCAAGTTGCATTTTGTGGATTTGGCTGGCAGTGAACGTCTGAAGAACACTGGTGCAACTGGCGACCGAGCAAAGGAGGGTATCTCGATCAACGCTGGCCTCGCGAGTCTGGGCAAGGTCATCTCACAGCTTTCTACGAAGCAAGGTCAAGGACACATCTCGTATCGCGACTCGAAGCTCACGCGGCTGTTACAAGACTCTTTGGGAGGCAATGCCATCACTTTCATGGTTGCGTGTGTCACACCGGCCATATTCCACCTCAGCGAGACCCTCAACACCGTCCACTACGCACAGCGCGCACGAGCGATTCAGAGCAAGCCCATCATCCAGCAGACGCACGAAGAAGGCGACAAACAAGCAGCGATCGACCGACTTCGCGCAGAAGTCAGTTTCCTACGTGGCCAAATCGATCGAACCGACAAGACCGTCGAGAAGAGCGATCGACCCGAACGACGTGGCGGAAAGGAGGCCGAGCTTCATACACAGCTCATGGACATGCAAGAGAACTACAATGCGCTCAGTCAAAGACACGCGAAGCTCATTGCAGAGATCTCCAAAAGCAGGGACAGCGAAAGCGCAGATACGCCGTTGCTGAACGAAGCTATCGGGGAGAATGCAAGCGAGCGTATCAAGAGGTCGAACTCGTTCGCGGAAGCTGTCGAAGCTGTGGTTCTGGAGTATGAGAAGACCATTCAAAGCCTCGAGAGTTCGCTGTCGAAGACGCGCGCATCGTTGGCAAGCACCGAAAGCACACTCATGGAGAAGGAAACCCGAATCGCATACATGGACACAATCCAGCAGCAACTGCAGGCACGCGTCTCAAAGTACATGGAGCGTGAGGCGAACTATGATTCGTACACTCGTGATCTCGAGGACAAGATGGAAGGCGCGACCGGAGAAGAGGAGCGCAAGGACACCATGATCGCTGAGCTTAGGAAGGAGCTTCTGCGTGTGCGTGAAAGCGAAGTCGGCGCCGAAGATTACATATCCACACTCGAAGAGCGTCTTGCAGAGGCGGAGCAAGATCAAGAGATCATGCAGCGCGAGATTGACCGTCTGGAACATGTCGTGGAGCGACAGAGGAGCATTGGCCGACTCGACAATCTTCTGGGCGAATTGGACGGCGACCGAGCACAACAGCCAAAGACGAATGGCGTGCACTCGCGCTCAGTGAGCCCCGAGCTGAACGGCCACGCTGACAATTACGATCCATTTCGAACCACAGAATCACCAACCAGCGTTCACACCAATGCGGACCAGGCAGGTTCTGACGTTCCTGATAACGTGTTGCCTGCACCAGAGAACGCTAGCAGCCCTGACCAGAACGAGTTTATGGCAGAGAAGCTCGAGAGCCTATCGTCAGAGTTCTTCGAGCTGCGATCAGACCATGAGGCTGTTCTCACAGACTACAGTATTCTCCAACAGAAGTACCGTACTGCACTGGAGACACTGGCGAAATTGGAGTACGACAAGGAGGCACCAAAGACTCCACAAGCGGATGCCGAGAGCAGCAACCGAAGCTCTTTTTTAGCGGAGGCGGGGATGGAGGACGAGGGAAAGGCTACAGACGGACAGCCTTCATCCTCGCGCTCATTTTCGCAGGAGTTGTCCTCGCGGGAGCAGTCGAGTTCTGGCGCAGACATCGACAAGACACCGCAGAGTTCGAGCAGTGATCGCAGCAACAACCCCCCGGACATCAAGGTTCAGCGGGACGTTGACCCGGCGCAAGTGCCGCTTGCTGGTGGCCACGAAGATGTGCTGCAGGAAATGGAGACGTTGCGCAAGCTGCACGCAGAAAAGGAGGTCTCCGTGACCGAACTGACCAAGAACTACATGAGCTTGGCCCAACGCCACGAATCGACATTGAGCCAAGTCGAAGAGTTGAAGAAGGAGGTGCAACAACACGCCAACCGCTCTGCCTCGCCCACGTTCCCTGCATCGCCCAGCTTCCAGCCAAAGCACGCCTGGCGCCGTAGATCTGACGAACTCTTGGGACACAATACTGATCGTGCATCCAGATCGTACGTGTCCATGAAGACTTTGGTCCTGAACAACTTTGAGGATCAAGCGGATGTGCGACAAAGCTTCGAGCAGCACTTGAGCCTGGTCATGACTGAGCTTCATGCCCGTTCCGAAAGGGTCACATCTCTGGAAGCTGAACTCGGTACCCTTAAGAAGGAGATGGAGAACAAGCAACAGATTATTGCTGGCCTGACACGCGAGCGATCAACCATGGCGGCAGCATCGGCTTCTGCTGTTGACTTCACTGTCATTGGCCAAATGCGAGACCAGCTTATGGAAAGCGAAAGCCAGATCCGAAGCCTCCATGAGCAGAACGCAGCGCGCGAGAAGGAGCTGCAGGATGAGGTCGACAAGCTCAAGACGACGCTTGCCGAGCATCAGCAAATGCTGGCCTCGAATCAGCTGCCAACTCCGGTCGACGAGAGCATACACTCCGAGATGCCTGGCAACTTCCCGGTCACACCGATGGAGCTGCCCAAAGAGCTCACTTTCGGAAGCAGACAGGCAACGGGTGGTGCCGAGAACAGACTCTCTCGACTGGTCCAGAACGAGGAGGTGATGAAGCTCAAAGAAGAGCTTACCTCTTGGGAGACCAAGCACAGAGACGCTATGGACACCATGACAACGTCGCAAGCGAATCTGCTCAACACAATCACGGACTTGCAGGAGTCACTGCGCAATGCTGAGAAGACTGCTGGAGCACGATCTACCAACGGTGGGCTCAGTGAAACTGAGCTGCTGGAGCAGGAGCGCGCCAAGCACAGAGAGATTGTCGAGACGTTGAACACACAGGTCACGGAGCATAGAAAGATCGCCGATGAGCGAGTCCACAGGCTGGAGCAATTGCAGCAAGCATATGCGAACATCCTTGAGCAGGTTGACGACAATTCAAGCTCGCACGAGCTGACGCAGAAGGAGCTCACCACCCACAAAGAATTGGTCAAGAACCTCGAGAACCAGCTCCAGGTGCATAAGTCGGCCATGACAATTCATCAAGAGAGTCTCGAATCATTGCAGGCTTCCCATACTAAGGAGATGGAGGAGCAACAAGCAAGATACGCAGCACTTGAGGAGCAGCATGAGCAGGTCACAGCTGACCTGCAGAAGGAATTGGAGAATGCCCATGGCGAGATTACAGGTCTGTTGGGTAATGCTTCATCAGCCTTGGGCTACAAGACCGACTCGTCCCAGCTACACGAGCAGATCAAGGGTCTCGTGGACGAAGGCAAAGATCTGCACAGCAGACATCTCAAGACGACCAACGAGCTAAAagcagtgcaggaagagcTCCAGAGCGCCCTCAATCGCTCTGTTGAGATGGAAAATGAGATGAGTCAACTCAAGGTAGTAAGCGAGGAGAAGGCGACCAACCTTGAGAAAATGACGGACAAATACAACAAAGCGGCCGCGCTTGTCGACGAGCTTGAGGAGCAGCTCAACTCAAATTACGACTCGCATCAAGCGACTAATAAGCGATTGTCGACGATGCAGTCCGAGACTGTGCAAGCTCGCATGGAATTGGAGAGAGAGCTTGAAGAGCAGAAGGCGAGAGCTCGGCAACTTGAA CAACAACTCGAGGCATACAAGCACATGTCGTTGGCGTCTAACAACTCGTCCAACTATAACCGCGACTCGTTGTCGCCAGATGCAGCCGGCGTTGCCTTGGGTCGGACAGGCTCGGGCTCAGGTAACCCGACTGCAGCCAATCGCAAGTCGGGCGCCACGGCATTGCCTACACCTCCTCCATCCATACCACTTCCTCCCCTGCCAGGTTCGCCGCTCACTGGGAATCCTTCGAATGGCTTTGAGCGGGTTACCTCACCAACGCCGACGAATGGTTCGCCACCCACTTCACGCCATACTTCTCAGCAACCAGATTCTCACATGGAGAAGCTCGTGGAAGAGCAAGAGTCAAGAATCAGGACCATCGAGAAGCATCTGTTCGCCGAGAAGCAGCTCACCGCCACCCTCGAGGAGGCACTGGTGGACCTGGAGACTTCTGCAAACCGCACCAAGTCCGAAATGGAGAACTGGCGCAAGAAGTGCAACAGCTTGGAAGACGAACTGGTTGGTCTGCGCAAGGAGCGTAGCAGCTCCCGCGCCAGTTTACAGGCTGTCGAGGAAGAGCGTGAGATGCGTGTCCGCGCGGAACGTGCACGGCAAGCACTCGAGCAACGCATGCAAGAGCTCAACGCCGGCAAGAAAAAGAAGAAGAGCGGCCTGAACTGCTTCTAG
- a CDS encoding Actin-depolymerizing factor gmf1 produces MEIKPEDNQVYTNIQELADELPDNTPRYILLSYPLTMPSGRLSVPYVMINYLPSTSNSENRMLYAGAKELMKNTAEAGRIIEIDNAEDLEGIEEILKGED; encoded by the exons ATGGAAATCAAGCCCGAAGACAACCAAGTCTACACCAACATCCAAGAACTCGCCGATGAGCTCCCCGATAACACGCCTCGCTACATCCTGCTATCATATCCCTTGACTATGCCATCTGGGAG GCTCTCAGTCCCCTACGTAATGATCAACTACCTCCCCTCCACCAGCAACTCCGAGAACCGCATGCTCTACGCCGGAGCGAAAGAGTTGATGAAGAACACCGCCGAGGCGGGACGGATAATTGAGATTGATAATGCGGAGGATCTGGAGGGGATTGAGGAGATTTTGAAGGGGGAGGATTAA